GCAAATCCAAGTGGACGTTCGAGAGAGTTGAGCGCACACGAATTCCTTCGATGATTGTTCCTAGTCCATGTCGGCACAATCGGGAAAAGTGAGTTTTCAACTCGTGCCTGACGGTCCCGAAAGCGAACGGTATGCGAAGCTCTTGAAGCACGGGGTACATTGCGCGGATGGAATGGCTAATTCCGAATCCTTCAAGGTCCGGCCGAACTCCGTATAGACCTAGTTCGGCCACAAGCACATCGGCTGAATTTACCTTGATGAATCGTCGAAGTGCACCCATGTGTGCCGCAATCCCTTGAGAATCGTAAGCTATGGCGCGGAGCTCAGGCCGTGCGCCTGCCCAACTTCGACCGCCACTAAACGGCTTCGCATTGAAAGGCCCTGTCGGACCGTAGGTCGCTTTGAAAAACTCAGCCAATTCCAAATGGTCGGAGAGTTCAAGATCATTTTCCCAGCGTAGTTTCCACTGAACTTTTGGCGACGACATAAAAGTAACCTATTGGAAGAGTAATAGGCCAACCACAGTCACCTGGCGACCAATTAATTAAGTTGAGGCACAAAACTACGCATTGCTCGTGCGATGGTTTGAGCCATTCTAGGCTTCGAAATAGCTTGTATGCGGCCCCCCGCTGAAATGGCGCTTTAGCTCCACGAAGTTGCATACCGTCTCTCGCAGAGGTCGCATTTCCTGACGCCGAAGGGCCGTGCGTACTGAGCATGCGTGCGGAGATGTTCCAAGGAAGAACCAAATTGCGTCGAGGCAGGGGGCTGGATCGCGCAGTAGATCCTCATAGTCGATAGTCATAATCCGATCTCGCTGAAAGGAATTCGCGACGAGAGTGTGGAAGTCGTCAGCGATCCTGAAGTAGGCTTCGCATTCATCGATGGTCAACGTTACGTTGGGTGGAACGGCCAAGGAGTGGCACGTACCGTACTGTAGCCATTGACCACTTGTCCTTGCCTGAACGAGGGATCGCAGCGACTCCAGAGAATTTCTGCGGACAAATATCGCGCGAAGATGTGGCCAACCGATCAAGGTTTCAAAGAATCCTGGCCGCTCGCGGAACTGCGGTTGG
The Cupriavidus taiwanensis genome window above contains:
- a CDS encoding NodA family N-acyltransferase, which produces MSSPKVQWKLRWENDLELSDHLELAEFFKATYGPTGPFNAKPFSGGRSWAGARPELRAIAYDSQGIAAHMGALRRFIKVNSADVLVAELGLYGVRPDLEGFGISHSIRAMYPVLQELRIPFAFGTVRHELKTHFSRLCRHGLGTIIEGIRVRSTLSNVHLDLPSTRVEDVLVVVMPINSSLQEWPSGETIERNGPEL
- a CDS encoding sulfotransferase, giving the protein MPTAAPFVILGMPRTGTHYLEELLNLHPNVSSNGELLNPYDMNWPDNSRLLRSDRDLLELAYQYYPTRSGKTALTHVGCKINQPQFRERPGFFETLIGWPHLRAIFVRRNSLESLRSLVQARTSGQWLQYGTCHSLAVPPNVTLTIDECEAYFRIADDFHTLVANSFQRDRIMTIDYEDLLRDPAPCLDAIWFFLGTSPHACSVRTALRRQEMRPLRETVCNFVELKRHFSGGPHTSYFEA